In [Leptolyngbya] sp. PCC 7376, a genomic segment contains:
- the ispF gene encoding 2-C-methyl-D-erythritol 2,4-cyclodiphosphate synthase — MNIRIGNGYDVHRLVAGRPLILGGIQLDHHLGLDGHSDADVLIHAIMDAMLGALSLRDIGYYFPPSDPKWKGADSVKLLKQIDQLIKEKGWRIGNIDSVIVAERPKLKPHIPAMTKRLAEALDVELDQVGIKATTNEKLDATGKEQGICVHAVVLLIKD, encoded by the coding sequence ATGAATATCCGGATTGGTAATGGCTACGATGTCCACCGTCTCGTCGCAGGCCGCCCCTTGATTTTGGGTGGGATACAACTCGATCATCATCTAGGCTTAGACGGTCATAGCGATGCAGATGTGCTGATCCACGCAATTATGGATGCAATGCTCGGTGCCTTAAGTCTCCGGGATATTGGCTATTATTTCCCTCCGAGCGATCCCAAATGGAAGGGGGCAGATAGCGTTAAACTTCTCAAACAAATCGATCAATTGATCAAAGAAAAAGGGTGGCGCATCGGCAATATTGACTCGGTTATCGTTGCCGAACGTCCTAAACTGAAACCCCACATCCCTGCGATGACCAAGCGTTTAGCAGAAGCTCTCGATGTCGAACTTGATCAAGTGGGCATTAAAGCAACAACTAATGAAAAACTTGATGCCACGGGTAAAGAACAAGGCATTTGTGTCCATGCTGTCGTTTTACTCATCAAAGACTAG